In the genome of Verrucomicrobiia bacterium, one region contains:
- a CDS encoding glycosyltransferase, protein MKIALIQDWLTGFAGGEQVLLALHKMYPDAPIYTSLYNPEKAPQFADATVIPSYLQSIPVLNKRDKLAIPLMPAAFESFDLKGFDVILSVGGGLSKGVITHPGQRHISYCHTPIRYIWRLGGDNRNTGKWDSWLREQAMHKLRLWDVVSAERVDTFIANSPTVQGRIAKIYRQDSLVVAPPVDIDRFSLSTESDDYFLTVGRMVAYKRGDLVIEACKAAKKPLKIVGGGPEEARFRKLAEGAPWIEFTGRVSDEELQKLYGRAKAFIFASEEDAGIVPVEAMACGKPVIAYGKGGVADVVVEGVHGTFFPEQTKESLVEALNRFDDLQFDATIIRKHAEGYRLSVFQDKIRKIIEHA, encoded by the coding sequence ATGAAAATTGCTCTTATCCAAGACTGGTTGACGGGTTTTGCCGGTGGGGAGCAGGTCCTTCTGGCTCTGCATAAGATGTACCCAGATGCTCCCATCTACACTAGTCTCTACAACCCAGAGAAGGCACCGCAGTTTGCCGATGCTACGGTAATCCCTTCCTACCTCCAAAGCATTCCCGTGCTGAACAAGCGGGACAAGCTGGCAATTCCGCTCATGCCTGCTGCCTTTGAATCCTTTGACCTTAAAGGCTTTGATGTCATTTTGTCGGTAGGTGGTGGCCTCTCCAAGGGTGTCATTACGCACCCTGGCCAGCGTCATATTTCTTATTGCCATACTCCTATCCGGTACATTTGGCGGCTTGGTGGTGACAACCGCAATACTGGCAAGTGGGATTCTTGGCTTAGAGAGCAAGCAATGCACAAGCTTCGCCTCTGGGATGTAGTTTCTGCGGAACGTGTTGATACCTTCATTGCCAACTCGCCCACAGTGCAGGGGAGAATCGCCAAGATTTACCGCCAAGATTCTCTCGTTGTTGCCCCGCCGGTGGATATTGACCGGTTTAGTCTCTCTACGGAGTCTGATGATTACTTCCTTACAGTTGGCCGCATGGTGGCCTACAAACGTGGCGACTTGGTAATTGAAGCCTGCAAGGCAGCTAAGAAGCCTCTTAAGATAGTGGGTGGGGGACCTGAAGAAGCGCGTTTCCGTAAGTTGGCCGAGGGTGCCCCTTGGATCGAGTTCACGGGACGGGTGTCTGATGAAGAACTACAGAAACTCTATGGCCGGGCCAAGGCGTTCATCTTTGCATCAGAAGAAGATGCAGGCATTGTGCCGGTTGAGGCGATGGCCTGCGGAAAGCCGGTGATAGCTTACGGAAAAGGTGGCGTTGCAGATGTGGTTGTTGAAGGGGTGCATGGCACATTCTTCCCTGAGCAAACCAAGGAATCGCTCGTTGAGGCGTTGAATCGCTTTGATGATTTGCAGTTTGACGCTACCATTATTCGCAAACATGCCGAAGGTTACCGCCTTAGCGTGTTCCAGGATAAGATCCGTAAGATCATCGAGCATGCATAA